A stretch of Paludisphaera borealis DNA encodes these proteins:
- a CDS encoding DUF1501 domain-containing protein → MSHEPARLEDLVVTRRELLCRSGTGFGALALGTMLAETGGLGRPARAADQAKAVQIAATSANPLLPKGPPLKARAKRVVHLFMNGGPSHVDTFDPKPMLAKHHGKPVPSNLPTERKTGAAFQSPYKFRKYGQSGVEVSEIFEKTGAMIDDICVIRSMHADVPNHEPSLMLMNCGESRQARPSLGSWVLYGLGTENQNLPGFLVMCPDGFPIAESQNWQSAFLPGIYQGTHLDSKQTDVEKLIAHIRNHGVDQGHQRAQLDLLAELNQVHLDDRKHEADLEARIQSFELAYRMQSEAAEAFDVSQEPAYIRALYGPGVHARQLLATRRLLERGVRFVQLWHGAGQPWDHHDDIETGHRELGRQCDQAIAGFLFDLKQRGMLDDTLVVWGGEFGRTPTVELPTPGANAGKMNGRDHNHYGFTTWMAGGGVKGGYVHGATDELGFQAVEKKVHVHDLHATILHLLGFDHEKFTFHYAGRDFRLTDVHGNIVHDVVA, encoded by the coding sequence ATGTCGCACGAACCTGCTCGACTCGAAGATCTGGTGGTCACCCGGCGCGAGCTGCTCTGCCGCTCGGGGACCGGCTTCGGCGCGCTCGCCCTGGGTACGATGCTCGCCGAGACCGGCGGCCTCGGCCGTCCGGCGCGGGCCGCCGACCAGGCGAAGGCCGTCCAGATCGCCGCCACGTCGGCCAATCCGCTCTTGCCCAAGGGGCCGCCGCTGAAGGCCCGGGCGAAGCGGGTCGTCCACCTGTTCATGAACGGCGGGCCGTCGCACGTCGACACGTTCGACCCCAAGCCGATGCTCGCCAAGCACCACGGCAAGCCGGTCCCCAGCAACCTCCCCACCGAGCGCAAGACCGGCGCGGCGTTCCAGTCGCCGTACAAGTTCCGCAAGTACGGCCAGAGCGGCGTCGAGGTCAGCGAGATCTTCGAGAAGACCGGCGCGATGATCGACGACATCTGCGTGATTCGGTCGATGCACGCCGACGTCCCCAACCATGAGCCGTCGCTGATGCTCATGAACTGCGGCGAGTCCCGCCAGGCCCGGCCCAGCCTCGGGTCGTGGGTCCTCTACGGCCTGGGGACCGAGAACCAGAACCTCCCCGGCTTCCTCGTCATGTGCCCCGACGGCTTCCCGATCGCCGAGTCCCAGAACTGGCAGTCGGCCTTCCTGCCGGGGATCTACCAGGGGACCCACCTCGACAGCAAGCAGACCGACGTCGAGAAGCTGATCGCCCACATCCGCAACCACGGCGTCGACCAGGGCCATCAGCGGGCGCAGCTCGACCTGCTGGCCGAACTCAACCAGGTCCACCTCGACGATCGCAAGCACGAGGCCGACCTGGAAGCCCGCATCCAGTCGTTCGAGCTGGCCTACCGGATGCAGTCCGAAGCCGCCGAGGCGTTCGACGTCAGCCAGGAGCCCGCCTACATCCGCGCCCTCTACGGCCCCGGCGTCCACGCGCGGCAGCTTCTGGCGACCCGCCGGCTGCTCGAGCGCGGCGTCCGGTTCGTCCAGCTCTGGCACGGCGCCGGGCAGCCCTGGGACCACCACGACGACATCGAGACCGGCCACCGCGAGCTGGGCCGCCAGTGCGATCAGGCGATCGCCGGCTTCCTGTTCGACCTCAAGCAGCGCGGGATGCTCGACGACACGCTCGTCGTCTGGGGAGGCGAGTTCGGCCGCACCCCGACCGTCGAGTTGCCGACCCCCGGGGCCAACGCGGGCAAGATGAACGGCCGCGATCACAACCACTACGGATTCACCACCTGGATGGCCGGCGGCGGCGTCAAGGGGGGCTACGTCCACGGCGCGACCGACGAGCTAGGCTTCCAGGCCGTCGAGAAGAAAGTCCACGTCCACGACCTGCACGCGACGATCCTCCACCTGCTCGGCTTCGACCACGAGAAGTTCACCTTCCACTACGCCGGCCGCGACTTCCGCCTCACCGACGTTCACGGCAACATCGTCCACGACGTCGTGGCGTGA
- a CDS encoding PSD1 and planctomycete cytochrome C domain-containing protein, translating to MTNDDVVLPRKRDRFTTGAIALIVAATVAAPSRAADAPKPSPEEVAFFETSIRPILVESCQKCHGPKKQQSGLRVDSREALLKGGDLGPAVTPGKPGESPLVKAVLYHEGDDLKMPPDKKLPDAAIQAIQKWVESGAAWGESAPVATADDPAKTHWAFQPLRRTPTPTVKDQGWVKTPIDARILAKLEQEGMTPSPSADHRTLIRRATFDLLGVPPTAAEIEAFEADHAPDAFARLVDRLLASPLYGERWGRHWLDVARYADTKGYVFTEDRRYPFAFTYRDYVIDAFNADLPFNTFIVQQLAADQLPLGDDPQPLAAMGFLTVGRRFLQDRNEIIDDRIDLVGRGLLGLTIACARCHDHKFDPIPTDDYYSLYGVFASSVEPNELPRVKGRTDDGSPEVKDLEQKLVQARKARDEYKAARRAEVDDDLEARASKYLHAAYDLKFDGRSAGLQPRAAKDDLRPERIREVAFLWRKRLKATDAQNHPVLGPWLLFQALPKESFAAKSGEVVAELEKRSQAKPETVHPLLLAAIRDAKPADMDRLADCYVTLLTRLEERCRASFEQAKKKAPLAEPEWESLRAAFHGDKGLFALSGEDDDQFLLDIKQTEAFASLTNAVQELERAAAAKVCRAMVMNDAPKPMDPHVFVRGNPGRPGKPVPRQFLQVLTGADRKPFQKGSGRLELAEAIVGKAAPLTARVIVNRVWRWHFGQGLVDSPSDFGVRSDPPTHPELLDDLAAGFLAEGWSIKSLHRRIMLSSVYQQQSTLRPDYVVKDAQNRLAWRFNRQRLDFESLRDSMLAVAGSLDTTQGGPAVILNEAPFPPRRTVYGFIDRQNLDGVYRTFDFAVPDATSPKRFVTTVPQQALFLMNSPFVQDQAKRLATDLEREAQAAQPPADTTAVVTRVYRQVLGRQPDDRERGRAQEFLQRAGGPAAAGMSPLAQLAQVLMLTNEFLFID from the coding sequence ATGACAAACGACGACGTAGTCTTGCCTCGTAAGCGGGATCGGTTCACGACCGGCGCGATCGCCTTGATCGTCGCCGCGACGGTCGCCGCGCCATCGCGGGCCGCCGACGCGCCCAAGCCCTCGCCCGAGGAGGTCGCGTTTTTCGAGACGTCGATCCGGCCGATCCTGGTGGAGTCGTGCCAGAAATGCCACGGCCCCAAGAAGCAGCAGTCGGGATTGCGGGTCGACAGCCGCGAGGCCCTCTTGAAGGGGGGCGATCTGGGACCGGCCGTGACGCCTGGCAAGCCCGGCGAGTCGCCGCTGGTCAAGGCCGTCCTGTACCACGAAGGCGACGACCTGAAGATGCCTCCGGACAAGAAGCTGCCGGACGCCGCGATCCAGGCGATCCAGAAATGGGTCGAGTCGGGCGCGGCGTGGGGCGAATCGGCCCCGGTCGCGACCGCCGACGACCCGGCCAAGACGCACTGGGCGTTCCAACCGCTTCGGCGGACTCCCACGCCGACGGTCAAGGACCAGGGCTGGGTGAAGACGCCGATCGACGCCCGGATTCTGGCGAAGCTTGAGCAGGAAGGCATGACGCCGTCCCCTTCCGCCGATCACCGGACGTTGATCCGCCGCGCGACCTTCGACCTGCTGGGCGTGCCGCCGACCGCCGCCGAGATCGAAGCCTTCGAAGCCGACCACGCCCCCGACGCCTTCGCCCGGCTCGTCGATCGGCTGCTGGCCTCTCCGCTCTATGGCGAGCGGTGGGGAAGGCACTGGCTGGACGTCGCCCGCTACGCCGACACCAAGGGCTACGTCTTCACCGAGGACCGCCGGTATCCGTTCGCGTTCACCTATCGCGATTACGTGATCGACGCCTTCAACGCCGACTTGCCGTTCAACACGTTCATCGTCCAGCAGCTCGCCGCCGACCAGCTTCCCCTGGGCGACGACCCTCAGCCGCTGGCCGCGATGGGCTTCCTCACCGTCGGCCGGCGGTTCCTGCAAGACCGGAACGAGATCATCGACGATCGCATCGACCTCGTCGGCCGCGGCCTGCTCGGCCTGACGATCGCCTGCGCCCGTTGTCACGACCACAAGTTCGACCCGATCCCGACCGACGACTATTATTCGCTCTACGGCGTGTTCGCCAGCTCGGTCGAGCCCAACGAGCTGCCGCGCGTGAAGGGGAGGACCGACGACGGCTCGCCCGAGGTCAAGGATCTGGAGCAAAAGCTGGTACAGGCCCGCAAGGCCCGCGACGAGTACAAGGCCGCCCGCCGCGCCGAAGTCGACGACGATCTGGAAGCCAGGGCGTCGAAATACCTCCACGCCGCTTACGATCTCAAATTCGACGGCCGCTCGGCGGGGTTGCAGCCGCGCGCGGCGAAGGACGACCTACGGCCGGAGCGAATCCGCGAGGTCGCGTTCCTTTGGAGGAAGCGACTGAAAGCGACGGACGCCCAGAATCATCCGGTGCTCGGTCCTTGGCTGCTTTTCCAGGCCCTTCCGAAGGAGTCGTTCGCCGCCAAGTCCGGCGAAGTCGTCGCCGAGCTGGAGAAACGGAGCCAGGCCAAGCCGGAGACCGTGCATCCGCTGCTCCTCGCCGCGATCCGCGACGCGAAACCGGCCGACATGGATCGACTCGCCGACTGCTACGTCACGCTGCTCACCCGGCTCGAAGAGCGCTGTCGAGCGTCGTTCGAGCAAGCGAAGAAGAAGGCTCCGCTCGCCGAGCCCGAATGGGAGTCGCTTCGCGCCGCGTTCCACGGCGACAAGGGCTTGTTCGCGTTGTCGGGCGAGGACGACGACCAGTTCTTGCTCGACATCAAGCAAACGGAGGCGTTCGCCAGCCTGACGAACGCGGTTCAAGAGTTGGAGCGAGCAGCGGCCGCCAAGGTCTGCCGCGCCATGGTCATGAACGACGCCCCCAAGCCGATGGACCCGCACGTCTTCGTCCGAGGCAACCCGGGACGCCCCGGCAAGCCGGTGCCGCGGCAGTTCCTCCAGGTCTTGACCGGCGCCGATCGGAAGCCGTTCCAGAAGGGGAGCGGCCGGCTCGAACTGGCCGAGGCGATCGTCGGCAAGGCCGCGCCGCTCACCGCGCGGGTGATCGTGAATCGCGTCTGGCGGTGGCATTTCGGTCAGGGGTTGGTCGACTCCCCCAGTGATTTCGGCGTCCGGAGCGATCCGCCGACGCACCCCGAACTGCTCGATGATCTTGCCGCCGGCTTCCTGGCCGAAGGCTGGTCGATCAAGTCGCTGCATCGCCGGATCATGCTTTCGAGCGTGTACCAGCAGCAGAGCACGCTCCGCCCTGACTACGTCGTGAAGGACGCCCAGAACCGCCTGGCTTGGCGGTTCAACCGCCAGCGGCTCGACTTTGAGTCGCTCCGCGATTCGATGCTGGCGGTCGCGGGCAGCCTCGACACGACCCAGGGGGGACCGGCGGTCATTCTCAACGAAGCGCCGTTCCCGCCGAGGCGGACGGTCTACGGCTTCATCGACCGCCAGAACCTCGACGGCGTCTACCGGACCTTCGACTTCGCGGTCCCCGACGCCACCAGCCCCAAGCGGTTCGTGACGACGGTCCCGCAGCAGGCCCTCTTCCTGATGAACAGCCCGTTCGTGCAGGACCAGGCCAAGCGGCTGGCGACGGACCTGGAGCGTGAAGCCCAGGCGGCCCAACCGCCGGCCGATACGACCGCCGTCGTGACCCGCGTTTACCGACAGGTGCTCGGCCGTCAGCCCGACGACCGCGAGCGCGGCCGGGCGCAAGAGTTCCTCCAGCGGGCCGGCGGACCGGCCGCGGCGGGGATGTCGCCCCTGGCCCAGCTCGCCCAGGTGCTGATGCTCACCAACGAGTTCCTGTTCATTGACTGA
- a CDS encoding multiheme c-type cytochrome, with product MPRLPFRPLGAVATAIALLTYVGCSSSSSKDDKGTSSATPGGAKSPAADASKAEPAGGRSSTLFAQWPKPAAVLVVSGEMDGYLEPCGCTQGQLGGLIRRYDFIERLRAQNWPYALIDLGSLIKDPAAARGGFEQAKIKFSIALKALSTFKYNAVALSADDLKVGVGEAMAQFLNNLTEPTKILAANVVPGPGFETIIQPSTIVAAGTVKLGVTAVIDPENIAKLSDPDKDELLPTVKRADDVLPSILAELEGKSDYQVLMVQGSPDEAKRLASAYPGFDIVVSTSAIDDPEQDPQMLNNGKTMLVNVGRRGKYVGAVGFFNDGAKTRYYRVSLNERYDGPATEVKKVIEDEYRSMLKEIGTVENFPRHDYVNGAPGATFAGAESCKTCHPNTFLKWSSTKHALAFESLLRDPKPNTIYDAECVTCHTTGFEYTSGWRSEAATPLLKGNQCENCHGPASKHVAEPDDLSFRKAIALTAQQVDKNRTCYRCHDDDNSPKFDFATYWGKVIHKGLDTYTDPKVHQGAAPKAGKP from the coding sequence ATGCCCCGATTGCCTTTCCGGCCGCTGGGCGCGGTCGCAACCGCGATTGCGCTCTTGACTTACGTCGGGTGTTCCTCGTCTTCGAGCAAGGACGACAAGGGGACGTCGTCGGCGACTCCGGGCGGTGCGAAGTCGCCCGCCGCCGACGCCTCGAAGGCCGAGCCGGCCGGCGGCAGGTCGAGCACTCTGTTCGCCCAGTGGCCCAAGCCGGCGGCGGTGCTGGTCGTCTCGGGCGAGATGGACGGCTATCTCGAACCCTGTGGATGCACCCAGGGGCAGCTCGGCGGCCTGATCCGGCGGTACGACTTCATCGAGCGGCTGCGGGCCCAGAACTGGCCGTACGCCCTGATCGACCTCGGCAGCCTGATCAAGGACCCGGCGGCGGCGCGGGGAGGCTTCGAGCAGGCCAAGATCAAGTTCAGCATCGCGCTCAAGGCGCTGAGCACGTTCAAGTACAACGCCGTCGCCTTGAGCGCCGACGACTTGAAGGTCGGAGTCGGCGAGGCGATGGCCCAGTTCCTCAACAACCTGACCGAGCCGACCAAGATTTTGGCGGCGAACGTCGTGCCGGGCCCGGGCTTCGAGACGATCATCCAGCCGAGCACGATCGTCGCGGCCGGCACGGTCAAGCTGGGCGTCACGGCGGTCATCGATCCCGAAAACATCGCCAAGCTGAGCGATCCGGACAAGGACGAATTACTGCCGACCGTCAAGCGGGCCGACGACGTGCTGCCGTCGATCCTCGCCGAGCTGGAAGGCAAGAGCGACTACCAGGTCTTGATGGTTCAGGGCTCGCCCGACGAGGCCAAGCGGCTGGCCTCCGCGTATCCGGGCTTCGACATCGTCGTGAGCACGTCGGCGATCGACGACCCCGAGCAAGACCCCCAGATGCTCAACAACGGCAAGACGATGCTGGTCAACGTCGGCCGACGCGGCAAGTACGTGGGGGCGGTCGGTTTCTTCAACGACGGCGCCAAGACGCGGTACTACCGCGTCAGCCTCAACGAACGGTACGACGGGCCGGCGACCGAGGTCAAGAAGGTGATCGAGGACGAATACCGGAGCATGCTCAAGGAGATCGGCACGGTCGAGAACTTCCCCCGCCACGATTACGTCAACGGCGCGCCGGGCGCGACGTTCGCGGGAGCCGAGTCGTGCAAGACCTGCCATCCCAACACGTTCCTGAAGTGGTCGAGCACCAAGCACGCCCTGGCGTTCGAGTCGCTCTTGCGCGACCCCAAGCCGAACACGATCTACGACGCCGAGTGCGTCACCTGCCACACGACGGGGTTCGAGTACACCTCGGGCTGGCGTTCCGAGGCCGCGACGCCGCTGCTGAAGGGCAACCAGTGCGAGAACTGCCACGGCCCGGCGTCGAAGCACGTCGCCGAGCCCGACGACCTGTCGTTCCGCAAGGCCATCGCCCTGACCGCCCAGCAGGTCGACAAGAACCGGACCTGCTACCGTTGCCACGACGACGACAACTCGCCCAAGTTCGACTTCGCCACCTACTGGGGCAAGGTCATCCACAAGGGGCTCGACACCTACACCGACCCCAAGGTCCACCAGGGCGCGGCCCCGAAGGCTGGCAAACCATGA
- a CDS encoding DUF962 domain-containing protein has protein sequence MTQTQTAAAPTRLERMAATYREDHQNPINHFLHVGVGWPIAAIAVIVAPFRPLLGLELFILSYVVMWTGHFVFERNLPTVFKHPTTPFVMAWTVICQIAAFFGRLIHGRRSS, from the coding sequence ATGACCCAGACCCAGACCGCCGCCGCGCCGACGCGGCTCGAGCGCATGGCCGCGACGTACCGCGAGGATCACCAGAACCCGATCAACCACTTCCTCCACGTCGGGGTCGGTTGGCCGATCGCGGCGATCGCCGTGATCGTCGCGCCGTTCCGCCCGCTGCTCGGGCTGGAGCTGTTCATCCTGTCGTACGTCGTCATGTGGACCGGGCATTTCGTCTTCGAGCGCAACCTACCCACCGTCTTCAAGCACCCGACCACGCCGTTCGTCATGGCCTGGACGGTGATCTGCCAGATCGCGGCGTTCTTCGGCCGGCTGATCCACGGTCGACGTTCGAGCTGA